The Peptacetobacter hiranonis DNA window ATTTAGCAGTTGCTCCACCAGCTACTACCATTACGTGTTTGTATATTCCAGCTTTTACAAGAGCTGCTGCATGTATTAATGCATGAGTAGGTCCTGCACAGAAACCTCTAGTATCTGATCCTGTTGCATTTTCTATTCCAGCCATTTCAGCTATAGATTTAGCGAAGTTTCCTCCACCTCTCTGGTTTATATCTCCACAAGCTTCTTCAGAACATTCTATAACATATCCTATTTCTTTTCTGTCTACTGAAGAATGTCTTAACATATGTAAAGCTGCTAATACACCTGAAGCTTTAACAACTAAGTTTTCGAACATTGTATGAGCGTTTAAGTTAACGTCAACGTCATGAGCTGCTCTAACGTAACCAACCATTTTTCCTTCATGCATTAAAACTTCTGCTGCATGAGAAGCTATTAATTCTTCTGCATTTGATATATCACAAGCTTTTAATTTGTCCATGAAAGGAGCTAGTTCAGGGTAGTTAGCTTCTATTTTAGGTTTTACTTCTGAAACGAATTCTTCTGATAATTCAACTAAGTCGAATACGTCACATATCTGCATTAAAGCTATGAATTCGTCCTGAGGCATTATTTCACCCATTTTACCTTCTCTTTTTCCTTCAACTTTTGTTTCACACCAAGGTAAAGGCATATCGTTTAATTCTTCTGGTCTATTGTTTCCTATATAAACCTGGTTTGGCATATAGTTAACTACATCTTCGTAGCTTCTTATATGGCTTCCTACTTCTTTTAGGAAATCAGAGTCTGGATTTGTAGCTCTTTCTACTACACATGTACTACCATTCTGTACTATCATATCTGGTGTATGAACTAGTACATATCCTGCACTTTTAAATACTGGAAAAGTCATTTTTCGGCACCCCCGCTATTTTATTGTTTGTTTATGATAAAAATTTTATTTATAATTAATAAAATTAATTATTTTCAAAATCATTAGAGCAAAATTTTTTGCTTTTTTATCTATTTTTTATAATGTAAGTTCAAATAATTGAATTCAATACATTTTATAATATATACATCTTAGTCATATATAAATAATTTAAAAATAAAAAAATCTTAATATAATTCTCTTAATATTATTATAGATTTCGCAGATGCCCGAAAGCATCCACGAAATCTATTATTTCAAAGTATTATTAGCTTTTATAGACTAGTCTTCAAATACTGTCTGTCCATCAACTTCTACAGTTAATGCGTGTAATGCTTTTTCTACTAAACCTCTTCTTAAAGATTTTTCTTCTTCATGAGTTAAAGCAGGATTTCCTAAAGGATGAGGTATAGCTATTGTAGGAACTATTCTGTTAGCTCCAACTGTTAAAGATATTGGAACTACTGTACACATGTGTACTACTGGTAGTCCAGCTCTTTCTATTTCTTTTACCATAGTTGCACCGCAACGAGTACAAGTACCTCAAGTAGATGTTAGTATAACTGCATCTACACCAGCTTCAACTAATTTTTTAGCGTATTCAGCTGCGAATTTTTTAGAACTTGCAACTGCAGTACCATTACCAACTGTTGAGTAGAAGTAGTTGTGTAATTTTCCTATTACGCCTTCTTTTTCTAAATCTCTTAAAACGTCTACTGGTAAAACTCTATCAGAGTCTTCGTTACAATAAACTGGGTCGAATCCACCGTGAGCAGTTTCGTAAGTTTCTTCAGTAAGATCCATTACACCGTCTAAGCAGTATTCACCGTATTTAGAAGCTGAAGAAGATTCTATTCTGTCTGGGTTTCCTTTTGGAACTATACCACCAGAAGTAACTAATGCTATTGTAGCTTTAGATAAATCTTTTACAGCTGGGTTAGGATCTACTCTATCGAAGTCAGGC harbors:
- the grdC gene encoding glycine/sarcosine/betaine reductase complex component C subunit beta; the encoded protein is MTFPVFKSAGYVLVHTPDMIVQNGSTCVVERATNPDSDFLKEVGSHIRSYEDVVNYMPNQVYIGNNRPEELNDMPLPWCETKVEGKREGKMGEIMPQDEFIALMQICDVFDLVELSEEFVSEVKPKIEANYPELAPFMDKLKACDISNAEELIASHAAEVLMHEGKMVGYVRAAHDVDVNLNAHTMFENLVVKASGVLAALHMLRHSSVDRKEIGYVIECSEEACGDINQRGGGNFAKSIAEMAGIENATGSDTRGFCAGPTHALIHAAALVKAGIYKHVMVVAGGATAKLGMNAKDHVKKGLPVLEDVVGGFAVLVSENDGVSPVIRTDLVGNHTVATGSAPQAVMGALIAEGIDKGNLKITDIDVFSVEMQNPDITKPAGAGNVPEANYKMIGALAVKRGDLEKKELKNFIAEHGLPGWAPTQGHIPSGVPYIGFMIDDLTTGDKNRAMIVGKGSLFLGRMTNLFDGVSVVVERNNGVEEETAGVSKDEIKKIIAETMKKMALDMVQE
- the grdB gene encoding glycine reductase complex selenoprotein B translates to MAIKAVHYVNQFFAGIGGEEKADTKPHVAETLPPISVQLNSKLGEDIEVVATVVCGDSYFGENMDEASAEVLELIKSFEPELFIAGPAFNAGRYGVAAGTITKVVKEALNIPCLTGMYIENPGADMFKKDLYIVETADSAAGMRKALPKMAKLAQKLAKGEEIGSPAEEGYIARGVRVNYFAEDRGSKRAVDMLIKKIKGEEFVTEYPMPDFDRVDPNPAVKDLSKATIALVTSGGIVPKGNPDRIESSSASKYGEYCLDGVMDLTEETYETAHGGFDPVYCNEDSDRVLPVDVLRDLEKEGVIGKLHNYFYSTVGNGTAVASSKKFAAEYAKKLVEAGVDAVILTSTUGTCTRCGATMVKEIERAGLPVVHMCTVVPISLTVGANRIVPTIAIPHPLGNPALTHEEEKSLRRGLVEKALHALTVEVDGQTVFED